The sequence ATAACTACGGTGCCGCATTTAGTTTTTTGAGCGACCAGTCGGGTTGGCAAAGGTGGTTTTTTGCCTGTATTGCGTTTTTTGTTAGTGGGCTGCTGACTTTTTGGATGAGTAAGCTTCCAGCAAATGAAAAATGGAATAATGTAGCTTACGCCATGATAATCGGTGGAGCGATAGGCAATGTTTTTGACAGAATCGTTCATGGTTTCGTTATCGATTATTTAGATTTCTTTTGGGGCAGTTACCATTGGCCGGCATTTAATCTAGCAGATAGCGCCATATGTGTAGGTGCAGCTATGATTATTTTAGATGGGCTTAGAAATAAAAAGATTGAATAGCGAGTAGCATTCCAGTTGCTAAATATTTTAAAAAACATCAGATCATATTGGTCTGATGTTTTTTTATCCCTCAAGTTTACCGATCTAGATCACATTTATTTAAATTAAATATAGTTACGAGATATCATTTATTGGTGTAGAAAGGCTTCTAACACTTTATTATCTGTATTATTTGTCATTATTCTCAAAAATGATACAGTTTTACGGGTGTATTTTATTTTATTTAATGGTATGGGATTCTGTGTGGATTCGAGTTAGAATAAAACAAATGACAGAATTCTTTATAAGAGGGGCCGAAAATGCGCAATGACAATTTAAAACTTACTCCTGTTGATAGTAAGACAAAAGCCGCTTTTGCTAAAGTATGCCAAGATGCTGGACTCACTCCACGTGAAGCATTGACTCTATTTACTGAATCTGTAGTTGAACAAGGTGATATACCGTTTCACTTAAAAGCGAAACAACTAGAGTCTTGTATGTATGGGAATAGTGCTTCTTCTCAAATTAGAGTTCCAAAGGATGAAGCAAAGAATGATGAGATGCTTTTTGCTGATACCGAAAGTCGTTTCTTCAATGAATTAATGGGCATTTAACGTCGTTCATTCTCACAACTCTTACGTCCTGAATAAACTTGTGGTTTTTAATATCGTCAC is a genomic window of Vibrio algarum containing:
- the lspA gene encoding signal peptidase II yields the protein MNEKSLTLRQSGVRWLWLAALVFILDIGIKYLVMDNMGYGWANRIEIMPFFNLLYVHNYGAAFSFLSDQSGWQRWFFACIAFFVSGLLTFWMSKLPANEKWNNVAYAMIIGGAIGNVFDRIVHGFVIDYLDFFWGSYHWPAFNLADSAICVGAAMIILDGLRNKKIE
- a CDS encoding type II toxin-antitoxin system RelB/DinJ family antitoxin, which translates into the protein MRNDNLKLTPVDSKTKAAFAKVCQDAGLTPREALTLFTESVVEQGDIPFHLKAKQLESCMYGNSASSQIRVPKDEAKNDEMLFADTESRFFNELMGI